A genome region from Streptomyces sp. NBC_01296 includes the following:
- a CDS encoding UDP-N-acetylmuramoyl-L-alanyl-D-glutamate--2,6-diaminopimelate ligase translates to MTTITPKPGNPTAAGGTAGPSLRERPAEPGTLTAVPHADQPRTAQKAAPATPPGAPRPQAVRPIPLPELAHLVGLEAADEPTGPQITGITHDSRAVRPGDLYAALPGAKLHGADFAAQAAALGAAAVLTDPAGGERAAATGLPVLAVDGPRGRMGELAAAIYGRPGEGLLQIGITGTSGKTTTAYLVEGGLRGAGRSTGLVGTVEMRIGDERIKSERTTPEATDLQALFAVMRERGVEAVAMEVSSHALVLGRVDGCVFDVAVFNNLSPEHMEFHSDMEDYFQAKAQLFTERRARLGVVNIDDEYGRRLAKEAAIPVVTFSAAGDAAADWRAEDVVFGHMDSTLTLVGPEGQRVRATAPLPGPFNVANTVAAIVTLAAAGLDPQTAADGVAAVPGVPGRLERVDAGQPYLAVVDYAHKTDAVESVLRALREVTTGKLHIVLGCGGDRDTTKRAPMGAAAARFADTAVLTSDNPRSEDPLAILAAMFEGAVSVPAEERGTVLVDADRAAAVAAAVARAEPGDTVLVAGKGHEQGQETAGVVRPFDDRAVLRAAIERQQGSNVRQAEVNQ, encoded by the coding sequence GTGACAACGATCACCCCGAAACCCGGGAACCCGACGGCCGCCGGTGGCACGGCCGGGCCCTCACTTCGCGAGCGGCCCGCCGAGCCCGGTACGCTCACCGCCGTGCCCCACGCTGATCAGCCCAGAACCGCCCAGAAAGCCGCCCCGGCAACGCCGCCGGGAGCGCCCCGGCCCCAGGCCGTGCGACCGATCCCGCTGCCCGAGCTCGCGCACCTGGTCGGCCTCGAGGCCGCGGACGAGCCGACCGGACCGCAGATCACCGGGATCACGCACGACTCCCGTGCCGTGCGCCCCGGAGACCTGTACGCGGCCCTGCCCGGCGCCAAGCTGCACGGCGCCGACTTCGCGGCCCAGGCGGCCGCACTCGGCGCCGCGGCCGTGCTCACCGACCCGGCGGGCGGCGAGCGCGCGGCCGCGACCGGCCTGCCGGTCCTCGCCGTCGACGGCCCGCGCGGCCGGATGGGCGAGCTCGCCGCCGCGATCTACGGCCGTCCCGGCGAGGGCCTGCTCCAGATCGGCATCACCGGCACCTCCGGCAAGACCACCACGGCGTACCTCGTCGAGGGCGGTCTGCGCGGGGCCGGACGCAGCACCGGACTGGTCGGCACCGTCGAGATGCGCATCGGGGACGAGCGCATCAAGTCGGAGCGCACCACCCCCGAGGCCACCGACCTCCAGGCCCTGTTCGCGGTCATGCGCGAACGCGGGGTCGAGGCCGTCGCCATGGAGGTCTCCAGCCACGCCCTGGTGCTCGGCCGGGTCGACGGATGCGTCTTCGACGTCGCCGTCTTCAACAACCTGAGCCCGGAGCACATGGAGTTCCACTCCGACATGGAGGACTACTTCCAGGCCAAGGCGCAGCTCTTCACCGAGCGCCGCGCCCGCCTCGGGGTGGTCAACATCGACGACGAGTACGGCCGCCGCCTCGCCAAGGAGGCCGCGATCCCGGTGGTCACCTTCTCCGCCGCGGGCGATGCGGCCGCCGACTGGCGCGCCGAGGACGTGGTGTTCGGGCACATGGACTCCACGCTGACCCTGGTCGGCCCGGAGGGGCAGCGCGTACGGGCCACGGCCCCGCTGCCCGGCCCGTTCAACGTCGCCAACACCGTCGCCGCGATCGTCACGCTCGCCGCCGCCGGCCTCGACCCGCAGACCGCCGCCGACGGCGTCGCCGCGGTCCCCGGGGTCCCCGGCCGGCTGGAGCGGGTGGACGCGGGCCAGCCGTACCTGGCCGTCGTCGACTACGCGCACAAGACGGACGCCGTCGAATCGGTGCTGCGCGCACTGCGCGAGGTCACCACCGGCAAGCTGCACATCGTGCTCGGCTGCGGCGGCGACCGCGACACCACCAAGCGCGCCCCGATGGGCGCAGCGGCCGCCCGGTTCGCCGACACGGCCGTGCTGACCTCCGACAACCCGCGTTCCGAGGACCCCCTCGCGATCCTCGCCGCGATGTTCGAGGGCGCCGTCTCCGTACCCGCCGAAGAGCGCGGCACGGTCCTCGTCGACGCCGACCGGGCCGCGGCCGTCGCAGCAGCAGTCGCCCGCGCCGAGCCCGGCGACACGGTGCTGGTGGCCGGCAAGGGCCACGAGCAGGGCCAGGAAACCGCGGGCGTCGTACGGCCCTTCGACGACCGTGCGGTGCTCCGCGCCGCGATCGAACGCCAGCAAGGCAGCAACGTCCGACAGGCCGAGGTGAACCAGTGA
- a CDS encoding beta-class carbonic anhydrase, which translates to MPLPAVTTNVVCMTTSASLPAESTPQASSGDSVTDRLVAANRQYAAEFADPGMDARPVLHVAVVACMDARLDLHKALGLELGDCHTIRNAGGVVTDDTIRSLTISQRALGTRTVILIHHTGCGLESLTEDFRHELEDEVGQRPAWAVEAFRDVDQDVRQSMQRVRTNPFLPHRDDVRGFVFDVHTGLLREIDPAS; encoded by the coding sequence ATGCCTTTACCCGCGGTGACCACTAACGTCGTATGCATGACGACTTCCGCATCCCTGCCCGCAGAGTCCACCCCCCAGGCATCCAGCGGCGACTCCGTCACGGACCGGCTGGTTGCGGCGAACCGGCAGTACGCCGCGGAATTCGCGGACCCCGGCATGGACGCCCGCCCCGTGCTGCACGTGGCCGTCGTGGCCTGCATGGACGCCCGCCTCGACCTGCACAAGGCCCTCGGCCTCGAGCTCGGCGACTGCCACACCATCCGCAACGCGGGCGGCGTGGTCACCGACGACACCATCCGCTCACTCACCATCAGCCAGCGCGCCCTCGGCACCCGCACGGTGATACTCATCCACCACACCGGCTGCGGTCTCGAAAGCCTGACCGAGGACTTCCGGCACGAACTCGAGGACGAGGTCGGCCAGCGCCCCGCCTGGGCCGTCGAGGCCTTCCGGGACGTGGACCAGGACGTCCGCCAGTCCATGCAGCGGGTCCGGACGAACCCCTTCCTGCCGCACCGCGACGATGTGCGAGGCTTCGTCTTCGACGTGCACACCGGACTCCTGAGGGAGATCGATCCCGCCTCGTGA
- the rsmH gene encoding 16S rRNA (cytosine(1402)-N(4))-methyltransferase RsmH: MLQRCLDLLAPALERPGAVVVDCTLGLGGHSEALLTRFPEAHLIGLDRDKEALRLSGERLAPFGDRATLVHAIYADIAEVLDGLGIPAVQGILFDLGVSSMQLDEADRGFAYAQDAPLDMRMDQTTGISAAEVLNTYAPGELVRILRQYGEEKQAKRIVSAVVRERDKEPFSNSARLVELIRDALPQAAKRTGGNPAKRTFQALRIEVNGELSGLERAIPAAVDRIAVGGRIAVLSYHSLEDRLVKQVFAAGAASTAPAGLPVVPEKYQPKLKLLTRGAELPTEEEIAENRRAAPARFRGVERIREARL, from the coding sequence ATGCTCCAGCGGTGCCTGGACCTGTTGGCCCCGGCGCTGGAGAGGCCCGGGGCCGTCGTCGTCGACTGCACCCTCGGCCTCGGCGGCCACAGCGAGGCCCTGCTGACCCGGTTCCCCGAGGCGCACCTGATCGGCCTCGACCGCGACAAGGAGGCCCTGCGGCTCTCCGGCGAGCGGCTCGCGCCCTTCGGCGACCGGGCCACGCTCGTCCACGCGATCTACGCCGACATCGCGGAGGTGCTCGACGGCCTGGGCATCCCGGCCGTCCAGGGCATCCTCTTCGACCTGGGCGTCTCCTCCATGCAGCTGGACGAGGCCGACCGCGGGTTCGCGTACGCGCAGGACGCGCCGCTGGACATGCGGATGGACCAGACGACGGGCATCAGCGCGGCGGAGGTCCTCAACACGTACGCGCCCGGCGAGCTGGTGCGGATCCTGCGCCAGTACGGCGAGGAGAAGCAGGCCAAGCGGATCGTGTCGGCGGTCGTGCGCGAGCGGGACAAGGAGCCCTTCAGCAACAGCGCGCGGCTGGTCGAGCTGATCCGGGACGCGCTGCCGCAGGCGGCGAAGCGGACGGGCGGCAACCCGGCGAAGCGGACCTTCCAGGCGCTGCGCATCGAGGTCAACGGCGAGCTGTCGGGTCTGGAGCGGGCGATCCCGGCCGCGGTGGACCGGATCGCGGTGGGCGGCCGGATCGCGGTGCTGTCGTACCACTCGCTGGAGGACCGGCTCGTCAAGCAGGTCTTCGCGGCGGGCGCGGCCTCGACGGCCCCGGCCGGGCTGCCGGTGGTCCCGGAGAAGTACCAGCCCAAGCTGAAGCTGCTCACCCGTGGCGCGGAGCTGCCCACGGAGGAGGAGATCGCCGAGAACCGGCGGGCCGCTCCGGCCCGCTTCCGCGGAGTCGAGCGCATCCGGGAGGCGCGGCTGTGA
- a CDS encoding DUF58 domain-containing protein, which translates to MSAGAPRGAGGEGRGAGGLRASLAGLTTRGRSFLAAGVAAALCAYVLGQGELLRVGLLLAVLPLVCVLALHRTRHRVSGSRRLTPMRVPAGSEARVQLRMENVSRLPTGLLMLQDRVPYVLGPRPRFVLDRVEPGGRREVSYRVRSDLRGRYPLGPLQLRLTDPFGLVELTRSFSTYDTLTVIPRTEVLPVVRLAGETSGYGDGSRRSLALAGDDDVIPRGYRRGDDLRRVHWRSTARYGELMVRREEQPQRSRATVLLDTRGVAFEGAGPDSAFEWAVSGAASSLVHLLEQGFSVRLLTDTGTSVPGDGGGFSSGGQESVEAAGLMMDTLAVVGHSDGAGLSRAYDAVRSGGGSGGGFGGAGGDGLLIAFFGDLDDVQTEVAAKMRVRCGGAVAFVLDSALWSGQPSRVEARVRRLRDAGWTALAAPPGVAFGELWRQAGNAPLGTGTSGGWG; encoded by the coding sequence ATGAGCGCCGGTGCCCCGCGCGGCGCCGGCGGCGAGGGCCGGGGCGCCGGCGGGCTGCGCGCCTCGCTGGCGGGGCTGACCACCCGCGGCCGGTCCTTCCTGGCCGCCGGGGTCGCCGCCGCCCTGTGCGCGTACGTACTCGGCCAGGGCGAACTGCTCCGGGTCGGGCTGCTGCTCGCCGTGCTGCCGCTGGTCTGCGTCCTCGCCCTGCACCGCACCCGCCACCGGGTCTCCGGCAGCCGCCGGCTGACCCCGATGCGGGTGCCCGCGGGTTCCGAGGCGCGGGTCCAGCTGCGCATGGAGAACGTCTCCCGGCTGCCCACCGGGCTGCTCATGCTCCAGGACCGGGTGCCGTACGTCCTCGGGCCCCGGCCCCGCTTCGTCCTGGACCGGGTCGAGCCCGGCGGGCGCCGCGAGGTGTCCTACCGGGTCCGCTCCGACCTGCGCGGCCGCTACCCTCTGGGCCCGCTCCAGCTGCGGCTGACCGACCCCTTCGGGCTGGTCGAGCTGACCCGCTCGTTCAGCACGTACGACACCCTCACCGTCATCCCCCGCACCGAGGTGCTGCCCGTGGTGCGGCTGGCCGGCGAGACCTCCGGCTACGGCGACGGCAGCCGCCGCTCCCTGGCCCTGGCCGGCGACGACGACGTGATCCCGCGCGGCTACCGGCGCGGCGACGACCTGCGCCGGGTGCACTGGCGCTCCACCGCCCGCTACGGCGAGCTGATGGTGCGCCGCGAGGAGCAGCCGCAGCGCAGCAGGGCCACGGTCCTGCTGGACACCCGCGGCGTCGCCTTCGAGGGCGCCGGACCGGACTCCGCGTTCGAGTGGGCGGTGTCCGGGGCGGCCTCGTCCCTGGTGCACCTGCTCGAGCAGGGGTTCTCGGTACGGCTGCTGACGGACACCGGGACCTCGGTGCCCGGCGACGGCGGCGGCTTCTCCTCCGGCGGGCAGGAGTCCGTGGAGGCCGCCGGGCTGATGATGGACACCCTCGCGGTCGTCGGGCACTCCGACGGCGCCGGCCTCTCGCGCGCGTACGACGCGGTGCGCAGCGGCGGCGGCTCGGGCGGGGGCTTCGGCGGAGCCGGCGGTGACGGGCTCCTCATCGCCTTCTTCGGGGACCTGGACGACGTACAGACGGAAGTGGCAGCCAAGATGCGCGTGCGCTGCGGCGGCGCGGTGGCCTTCGTACTGGACTCCGCGCTCTGGTCCGGGCAGCCCTCGCGCGTGGAGGCGCGGGTGCGCAGGCTGCGCGACGCGGGCTGGACGGCACTGGCCGCACCGCCCGGGGTGGCGTTCGGGGAGCTGTGGCGGCAGGCCGGGAACGCTCCGCTCGGCACGGGTACTTCCGGAGGTTGGGGATGA
- a CDS encoding AAA family ATPase: MTTYDDRASLADLTSTAERVRRSVESVIEGKPEVVRIALTVLLAEGHLLIEDVPGVGKTMLAKTLAKSIDCSVQRIQFTPDLLPSDITGVSIYDQQRREFEFKPGAIFAQIVIGDEINRASPKTQSALLESMEERQVTIDGTTYTLPSPFMVVATQNPVEMEGTYPLPEAQRDRFMARVSVGYPSPEAELQMLDVHGGISPLDDLQSVAHAHDIVKLIEAVREVYVAEPVRRYVVDLVSATRSHPDLRLGASPRATLHLLRAVKASAALSGREYVLPDDVQALAAPVLAHRLLPTAQAQLNRRTAEQVVHDILQRTPVPAAHARGEMPPGAGIRSF, from the coding sequence GTGACGACGTATGACGACCGAGCGAGCCTCGCGGATCTGACGAGCACCGCGGAGCGGGTGCGCCGCTCGGTCGAGAGCGTGATCGAGGGCAAGCCCGAGGTCGTACGCATCGCGCTGACCGTGCTGCTCGCCGAGGGGCACCTGCTGATCGAGGACGTCCCGGGCGTGGGCAAGACCATGCTCGCCAAGACGCTCGCGAAGTCCATCGACTGCTCGGTGCAGCGCATCCAGTTCACGCCGGACCTGCTGCCCTCCGACATCACCGGTGTCAGCATCTACGACCAGCAGCGCCGCGAGTTCGAGTTCAAGCCGGGCGCGATCTTCGCGCAGATCGTCATCGGCGACGAGATCAACCGCGCCTCGCCGAAGACGCAGTCCGCGCTGCTGGAGTCGATGGAGGAGCGCCAGGTCACCATCGACGGCACGACGTACACGCTGCCGAGCCCGTTCATGGTGGTCGCCACCCAGAACCCGGTGGAGATGGAGGGCACCTACCCCCTCCCCGAGGCCCAGCGCGACCGCTTCATGGCCCGCGTCTCCGTCGGCTACCCGAGCCCCGAGGCCGAGCTGCAGATGCTCGACGTACACGGCGGGATCTCCCCGCTCGACGACCTCCAGTCCGTCGCGCACGCCCACGACATCGTCAAGCTGATAGAGGCCGTGCGCGAGGTGTACGTCGCCGAGCCCGTCCGCCGCTACGTCGTCGACCTGGTCTCCGCCACCCGCAGCCACCCGGACCTGCGCCTGGGCGCCTCGCCCCGTGCCACGCTCCACCTGCTGCGCGCCGTGAAGGCCTCGGCCGCCCTGTCCGGCCGCGAGTACGTGCTGCCCGACGACGTACAGGCGCTGGCCGCCCCCGTCCTCGCGCACCGGCTGCTGCCCACCGCGCAGGCCCAGCTGAACCGGCGCACCGCCGAGCAGGTCGTCCACGACATCCTCCAGCGCACCCCCGTCCCCGCCGCGCACGCCCGCGGCGAGATGCCGCCCGGCGCGGGCATCCGGAGCTTCTGA
- a CDS encoding transglutaminase family protein encodes MSGRARVTLFAMLASLLTSWSLASLVDSAGWLLQAAVLLAVQSGVGAGARRLPLGRTLTVASQVLVSLLVLMFLFAGKGESTGTGPMAYLVTDFGALFRRGVQDVGEFAIPAPLTDGIRLLLLAGVLLIGLLVDLLAVTLRTAAAAGLPLLALYSVAAGLSGGAGASAVSFLLAGCGYLLLLLAEGRDRLAQWGRVFGAAPSGRVSAASGYGGGGAGTGQALAPVRTGRRIGAVALGIALAVPAALPALGGGLLGAQGEAEGGGTGVGGTISAVNPLVSLQGSLNAQDNRVVLKYRTDSPQLGEQYLRILALDEFNGVKWEASGRALTDVPERMPAPPGLSEQVRATGTEVRTSISAADTYAQRYLPMPYPATGVDIPGKWRFEPAGRTLVGDQLGKDKFQNVQGAMYTVRSLLLRPTAVELQAAPEANPAIKAEYTKLPDNLPAVVADTARQVTKGAKDDYTRAVKLQDYFAVNGGFRYDTKVASGTGPQAIARFLADKEGFCIHFAFSMAAMSRSLGIPARVAVGFTPGEKQSDGSVNVSMRDAHAWPELYFEGVGWTRFEPTPRQGITIPDYSRAETPAAQPSAPTALPSQGAAQPSAAPSKAEDCPPELKKLGECGAAAAQQNAGSGGGGPSPATVLTWTLSLLVVLALPLLPLLWRRRVRARRLSGGAVLAAWEELGDAAWDVGIAPDEALSPRRAAGRVVVLGRLEQDAADAVHRVAGAVERALYAPPGEEVSYETLAADVLLARAALLGSVSRGSRLRALLLPRSAVRLRWAASARWTALKARATPSLTRASALLSRLPLRGRS; translated from the coding sequence ATGAGCGGGCGAGCGCGCGTGACGCTCTTCGCGATGCTGGCGAGCCTGCTCACCTCGTGGTCGCTGGCCTCGCTGGTGGACTCGGCGGGCTGGCTGCTGCAGGCCGCGGTGCTGCTGGCCGTGCAGAGCGGGGTGGGGGCCGGGGCCCGGCGGTTGCCGCTGGGGCGCACGCTGACCGTGGCCTCGCAGGTCCTGGTGTCGCTGCTGGTGCTCATGTTCCTGTTCGCGGGCAAGGGCGAATCCACCGGGACCGGGCCGATGGCCTACCTGGTGACGGACTTCGGCGCCCTGTTCCGGCGGGGCGTGCAGGACGTCGGCGAGTTCGCGATCCCGGCGCCGCTGACGGACGGCATCCGGCTGCTCCTGCTGGCCGGGGTGCTGCTGATCGGGCTGCTGGTGGACCTGCTGGCGGTGACCCTGCGGACCGCTGCCGCGGCCGGGCTGCCGCTGCTCGCGCTGTACTCGGTCGCCGCGGGTCTCTCCGGCGGCGCCGGGGCCTCCGCGGTCTCCTTCCTGCTGGCCGGCTGCGGCTACCTGTTGCTGCTGCTGGCCGAGGGCCGCGACCGGCTCGCGCAGTGGGGCCGGGTCTTCGGCGCGGCCCCGAGCGGGCGGGTGTCGGCGGCCTCGGGGTACGGGGGCGGCGGCGCGGGCACGGGCCAGGCGCTGGCGCCCGTACGCACGGGGCGGCGGATCGGCGCGGTGGCGCTCGGGATCGCGCTGGCGGTGCCGGCGGCGCTGCCGGCGCTCGGCGGCGGGCTGCTGGGCGCGCAGGGCGAGGCCGAGGGCGGCGGCACGGGCGTCGGCGGGACGATCTCGGCGGTCAACCCGCTGGTCTCCCTGCAGGGCAGCCTGAACGCGCAGGACAACCGGGTCGTGCTGAAGTACCGCACGGACAGCCCGCAGCTCGGCGAGCAGTACCTGCGGATCCTGGCGCTGGACGAGTTCAACGGCGTCAAGTGGGAGGCCTCCGGGCGCGCCCTGACCGACGTGCCGGAGCGGATGCCGGCCCCGCCGGGGCTGAGCGAGCAGGTCCGGGCGACCGGGACCGAGGTACGGACGAGCATCTCGGCGGCGGACACGTACGCGCAGCGCTACCTGCCGATGCCGTACCCGGCGACGGGCGTGGACATCCCCGGCAAGTGGCGGTTCGAGCCGGCCGGCCGGACCCTGGTCGGCGACCAGCTGGGCAAGGACAAGTTCCAGAACGTCCAGGGCGCCATGTACACGGTGCGCAGCCTGCTGCTGCGGCCGACGGCGGTGGAGCTGCAGGCGGCGCCGGAGGCGAATCCGGCGATCAAGGCCGAGTACACGAAGCTTCCGGACAATCTGCCTGCCGTGGTCGCCGATACCGCCCGCCAGGTCACGAAGGGTGCGAAGGACGACTACACGCGGGCGGTGAAGCTGCAGGACTACTTCGCCGTGAACGGCGGCTTCCGCTACGACACGAAGGTGGCCTCGGGTACGGGGCCGCAGGCCATCGCCCGGTTCCTCGCGGACAAGGAGGGGTTCTGCATCCACTTCGCGTTCTCGATGGCGGCGATGTCGCGCTCGCTCGGGATCCCGGCGCGGGTCGCGGTGGGGTTCACGCCCGGCGAGAAGCAGTCGGACGGCAGCGTGAACGTGTCGATGCGGGACGCGCACGCGTGGCCCGAGCTGTACTTCGAGGGCGTGGGCTGGACCCGGTTCGAGCCGACGCCGCGCCAGGGCATCACGATCCCGGACTACTCCCGGGCCGAGACCCCCGCGGCCCAGCCGTCCGCGCCGACGGCGCTGCCCTCGCAGGGTGCGGCGCAGCCGTCGGCGGCTCCGTCCAAGGCCGAGGACTGCCCGCCGGAGCTGAAGAAGCTCGGCGAGTGCGGGGCTGCGGCGGCGCAGCAGAACGCGGGTTCGGGTGGCGGCGGCCCGTCGCCGGCCACGGTCCTGACGTGGACCCTGTCCCTGCTGGTCGTGCTGGCCCTCCCCCTGCTCCCCCTGCTGTGGCGCAGGCGGGTCCGCGCACGCCGTCTGTCGGGCGGAGCGGTTCTGGCGGCCTGGGAGGAGCTGGGCGACGCCGCGTGGGACGTGGGCATCGCCCCCGACGAGGCCTTGTCGCCGCGGCGGGCGGCGGGCCGCGTGGTGGTACTGGGCCGGCTGGAGCAGGACGCGGCGGATGCGGTGCACCGGGTTGCGGGGGCGGTGGAGCGTGCGCTGTACGCCCCGCCCGGCGAGGAGGTCTCGTACGAGACCCTGGCGGCGGACGTCCTGCTGGCCCGGGCGGCCCTCCTCGGCTCGGTGAGCCGCGGGTCGCGCCTGCGCGCGCTGCTCCTGCCGCGCTCGGCGGTCCGCCTCCGCTGGGCGGCATCGGCCCGGTGGACCGCCCTGAAGGCCCGCGCCACCCCTTCACTGACCCGAGCCTCGGCCCTCCTCTCCCGCCTCCCCCTCCGGGGCCGGAGCTGA
- a CDS encoding peptidoglycan D,D-transpeptidase FtsI family protein has translation MPGPGRARPGGGERARANSRPATRRPAPARQAHAIRLGSPKPRLRLVSVGLTLVMLAFVVRLLQVQAVDASAYSAKASENRFASYTLAAERGEITDRKGVALATSVDAYDITADPKMFTPQDSKAPDAPEQAAALLAPILGKDAKEIAARLKTKNTRYVVLARRQTPQVWNQIKDLKRVFADKAAADKKNNGPGANVLAGVFNEDSSKRVYPGGDLAAGILGYVNAEGKGAGGLESSLDKKLSGKDGAITYAQSGGRRVPTAGSSEKPAVPGEDIELTIDRDIQWAAQSAITEQVAKSEADRGYVIVQDTRTGEVLAMANAPGFDPNDLSKASSAAMGNAALQDVYEPGSTAKVMSMAAVLEEKKATPETHVEVPNRLHRGDRLFKDDIDHPTWYLTLNGVLAKSSNIGTILATGQLGATQPESNRVLYSYLNKFGIGQPTGLNYPGESRGILARPEAWSTSQQYTIPFGQGLSLNAMQAASVYSTIANGGVRIAPTLVRGTKGPDGRFTPAPAPEQTRVISPETAKALSEMLESVVDDQEGTGTKARIPGYRVGGKTGTSNRVDPATGRYKGYTASFAGFAPADSPRITVYCAIQNPTKGSYFGGQICGPIYKKVMEFALKTLQVAPTGGAPAGLPVTFDAGPQPAAQPAPQPTPQPGQ, from the coding sequence GTGCCCGGGCCCGGACGGGCGCGGCCCGGAGGCGGTGAGCGGGCGCGGGCCAATTCGCGGCCCGCGACCCGGCGGCCCGCCCCCGCGCGGCAGGCGCACGCCATCCGCCTCGGCAGCCCCAAGCCCCGCCTTCGCCTCGTCAGCGTCGGGCTGACCCTCGTCATGCTCGCCTTCGTCGTGCGGCTGCTCCAGGTGCAGGCCGTCGACGCCTCCGCGTACTCCGCCAAGGCCTCCGAGAACCGCTTCGCGAGCTACACCCTGGCCGCCGAGCGCGGCGAGATCACCGACCGCAAGGGCGTCGCGCTCGCGACCAGCGTCGACGCGTACGACATCACCGCCGACCCGAAGATGTTCACCCCGCAGGACAGCAAGGCCCCGGACGCCCCCGAGCAGGCCGCCGCCCTCCTCGCGCCGATCCTCGGCAAGGACGCCAAGGAGATCGCCGCCCGCCTGAAGACCAAGAACACCCGCTACGTCGTCCTCGCCCGCCGCCAGACCCCCCAGGTCTGGAACCAGATCAAGGACCTCAAGCGGGTCTTCGCCGACAAGGCCGCCGCCGACAAGAAGAACAACGGCCCCGGCGCGAACGTCCTCGCCGGCGTGTTCAACGAGGACAGCAGCAAGCGCGTGTACCCGGGCGGGGACCTGGCCGCCGGGATACTGGGCTACGTCAATGCCGAGGGCAAGGGCGCCGGCGGCCTCGAGTCCTCCCTCGACAAGAAGCTGTCCGGCAAGGACGGCGCCATCACGTACGCCCAGTCCGGCGGCCGCCGCGTGCCCACGGCCGGATCCAGCGAGAAGCCCGCCGTGCCCGGCGAGGACATCGAGCTGACCATCGACCGCGACATCCAGTGGGCGGCGCAGAGCGCCATCACCGAGCAGGTCGCCAAGTCCGAGGCCGACCGCGGCTACGTCATCGTCCAGGACACCCGCACCGGAGAGGTGCTGGCCATGGCCAACGCCCCCGGCTTCGACCCCAACGACCTGTCGAAGGCCAGCTCCGCCGCCATGGGCAACGCAGCCCTCCAGGACGTCTACGAGCCCGGCTCCACCGCCAAGGTGATGTCGATGGCCGCCGTACTGGAGGAGAAGAAGGCCACGCCCGAGACCCACGTCGAGGTGCCCAACCGGCTGCACCGCGGCGACCGGCTGTTCAAGGACGACATCGACCACCCGACCTGGTACCTGACCCTCAACGGGGTCCTCGCCAAGTCCTCCAACATCGGCACCATCCTGGCCACCGGCCAGCTCGGCGCCACCCAGCCCGAGTCCAACCGGGTCCTCTACTCCTACCTGAACAAGTTCGGCATCGGGCAGCCCACCGGCCTGAACTACCCGGGCGAGTCCCGCGGCATCCTCGCCCGGCCCGAGGCCTGGTCCACCTCCCAGCAGTACACGATCCCTTTCGGCCAGGGCCTCTCCCTCAACGCCATGCAGGCGGCCTCCGTGTACTCGACGATCGCCAACGGCGGAGTCCGGATCGCGCCCACCCTGGTCCGCGGCACCAAGGGCCCCGACGGCCGCTTCACCCCGGCGCCGGCTCCCGAGCAGACCCGCGTGATCAGCCCGGAGACCGCCAAGGCGCTGTCCGAGATGCTCGAGTCGGTCGTCGACGACCAGGAGGGAACCGGCACCAAGGCCCGCATCCCCGGCTACCGGGTCGGCGGCAAGACCGGTACCTCCAACCGGGTGGATCCGGCCACCGGCCGCTACAAGGGCTACACCGCCTCCTTCGCCGGCTTCGCGCCGGCCGACAGCCCGCGGATCACCGTCTACTGCGCCATCCAGAACCCCACCAAGGGCAGCTACTTCGGCGGTCAGATCTGCGGCCCGATCTACAAGAAGGTCATGGAGTTCGCCCTCAAGACCCTCCAGGTCGCCCCGACCGGAGGCGCCCCCGCCGGGCTCCCGGTCACCTTCGACGCCGGTCCCCAGCCCGCCGCACAGCCCGCCCCCCAGCCCACCCCGCAGCCCGGCCAGTGA